The Methanobrevibacter sp. DNA segment AAACTCGTAACCTCGTTGAAAATTATTTAAAATAGCTAAATTAGCTATTTTATCTTAAATTTAATCCGATTAACTTTGTTTTTGTCATTTCCTCTACAGCATATTTTATTCCTTCTTTTCCAACACCACTGTTTTTAAATCCCCCGAATGGCATGTTATCTGTTCTGAATGTTGACTGCTTATTTATAAATACAGTTCCTGCCTCGATTTCTTGAGCACATTTCATTGCATTGGAGTAGCTTTCTGTAAATACTCCTGCCTGAAGACCATATTCTGTATCATTGGCAACTTTTATAGCCTCTTCAACATCTTTGACCCTTATTATTGGTGCCACAGGTCCAAATGTTTCCCTTACAACCATATCCATTTCCGATGTGACATCATCAATTACTGTTGCAGCATAGAACGCACCTTCACGCTTTGCCCCAGTCAATATTCTTGCACCGTCACGGACTGCATTGTTGACTGTCTCTTCAACTTGGCGACTGGCATTTTCAGATATTAATGTGCCAAGAGTTGTTTTGGCATCTAATGGATTTCCCATTACCAATTTCTCAGTTGCAGTAACCAGTTTTTCTGCAAACTCATCGGCGATTCCATTTTCAACAATTATACGTTTTACGCCCATACAAACCTGACCAGCATTTAAAAATGCTCCATTAATTACTCCTTTAACTGCTTTATCAATGTCGGCATCATTTAGGACAACCATTGGATCGTTTCCACCAAGTTCAAGTGTGACTTTTTTCATTCCTGCCTTTTGTGAAATCATCAACCCTGTAGTTACGCTTCCGGTAAATGAAATTTTATCAATTTCAGGAGAACAAACCA contains these protein-coding regions:
- a CDS encoding lactaldehyde dehydrogenase, giving the protein MDMLIGGKNISGDDLLEVKNPYNGEVIDTIPIAHRQTAQLAIDEANNAKESLVEMSAFKVSNKLFNVVDKLKEKREEFAELLTLEVGKPINESLVELDRSIETLKLAAEEAKRIYGESVPLDAGLNGKGFFAFTQRLPLGVVAAITPFNYPLNLTIHKIAPAIACKNTVIVKPPTEAPLTVMKFCHLLNEEFPDGVVNVVTGYGSEIGDYLVCSPEIDKISFTGSVTTGLMISQKAGMKKVTLELGGNDPMVVLNDADIDKAVKGVINGAFLNAGQVCMGVKRIIVENGIADEFAEKLVTATEKLVMGNPLDAKTTLGTLISENASRQVEETVNNAVRDGARILTGAKREGAFYAATVIDDVTSEMDMVVRETFGPVAPIIRVKDVEEAIKVANDTEYGLQAGVFTESYSNAMKCAQEIEAGTVFINKQSTFRTDNMPFGGFKNSGVGKEGIKYAVEEMTKTKLIGLNLR